The Papaver somniferum cultivar HN1 chromosome 3, ASM357369v1, whole genome shotgun sequence genome includes a region encoding these proteins:
- the LOC113357410 gene encoding uncharacterized protein LOC113357410, translating to MECNKEEAIRAKEIAEKKMQNNDFVGARNIAAKAQRLYPGLENISKILIVCDVHCSAASNVFGSEKDWYGILQVNRTADVGSINKQFKKLALLLHPDKNAFPGSEGAFKLIGEAQKMLVDPIERKKYDVKCSAAMKQAKPKETRKGNAREDPGLHSHPGNPQQSHQQVQQQKTQPEISNGRYSFWTLCPFCKVKYEYHIQFLGKGLRCVTCEKIFTGFEVSPQGMASRGNESFAQKREDPRQYGHKTGSEKVSTVKVGGDSEAKGREDATLQKGDANEANGMSTENRLSENGTRKRGCKSMDNCSSPKKSRVTEPPNAAPGETETTVERDSSKTDEAIDSSADLMENKVENRKDRAGECNNGKEEAVEAGKVPFAGFYDFNKDKSFAAGQIWAIYDHFDGMPRFYARIRKVFSSNFKVRMTLLEADSDDQDMIDWMTEDLPVACGKFKHSKHEHTEDPSKFSHRVEWAKILGRCPYVIYPRKGETWAVYKNWDVRWSSDPDNHRNYEYEFAEVHSDYSEESGIKIAYIVQIKGFANLFRPTIANGKDLLHIPPNEILRFSHRVPSYRMNGKEREDVFEGCFELDPASLPRDIEKISDPIHVEVNIGRGDTDSDGSLISSRMERTSKPQESRNPDENAGQPIQKNPIGSDPVTNPDVLDTMGNVEKQRSTSPSFVDPIKSNPEALYYNFEKDKFPNKFVPGQIWAVYCEFDGMPKFYAHIKKVELSPSFKLHIRWLESCSLPKGSRGWLDKEIPICCGTFKHGQKAEFDDTTSFSHMSRPVTFSKTNKFEINPRKGEVWALYKNFNPKLSLSDLRKCEYEIVEVREVKPRLIQVLVLEQDRESVHFGTVFKSKRNERKCNMEIPAVDLLRFSHQIPAFPLANKVHEKLQECWELDPKALPESYIFA from the coding sequence ATGGAGTGCAACAAAGAAGAGGCCATCAGAGCCAAGGAGATTGCAGAGAAGAAGATGCAAAACAATGACTTTGTGGGAGCAAGGAATATTGCCGCCAAGGCCCAACGACTATATCCCGGCTTAGAAAATATTTCCAAGATTTTAATAGTTTGTGATGTGCATTGTTCTGCAGCGAGCAATGTCTTTGGGTCTGAAAAAGACTGGTATGGTATCCTTCAGGTTAATCGAACGGCAGATGTGGGATCAATCAACAAGCAGTTCAAAAAGCTCGCTCTCTTACTTCATCCTGATAAGAATGCGTTTCCTGGTTCAGAAGGTGCATTTAAATTGATTGGTGAAGCTCAGAAAATGCTTGTGGACCCCATAGAGCGGAAAAAATATGATGTGAAATGTAGTGCAGCAATGAAGCAGGCTAAACCGAAGGAAACTCGTAAGGGAAATGCAAGAGAAGATCCTGGACTACATTCCCATCCTGGGAATCCTCAACAGAGTCATCAGCAAGTACAGCAGCAAAAGACCCAACCTGAGATTTCTAATGGGCGATATTCATTCTGGACGCTATGCCCTTTTTGCAAAGTAAAGTACGAATATCACATACAGTTTTTGGGCAAAGGCCTGCGTTGTGTAACATGCGAAAAAATCTTTACGGGATTTGAAGTGAGTCCCCAGGGGATGGCATCTAGAGGTAATGAGTCTTTTGCGCAAAAGAGAGAAGATCCACGTCAGTATGGTCATAAGACAGGATCTGAGAAGGTGTCCACTGTGAAGGTTGGTGGGGATTCTGAAGCAAAAGGGAGGGAGGACGCAACCTTGCAAAAAGGGGATGCCAACGAGGCAAATGGGATGTCGACAGAAAATAGACTTTCTGAGAATGGGACTAGGAAGAGGGGATGTAAGTCAATGGACAACTGTTCGTCCCCTAAGAAATCAAGGGTGACTGAGCCTCCTAATGCTGCACCAGGTGAGACTGAAACAACTGTGGAAAGAGATTCATCTAAAACTGATGAGGCAATTGATTCCTCAGCTGATCTCATGGAAAATAAGGTGGAAAATCGGAAGGATAGAGCTGGTGaatgtaacaatgggaaagaagaAGCCGTTGAAGCAGGTAAAGTCCCTTTTGCTGGTTTTTATGATTTCAACAAGGATAAAAGCTTTGCAGCTGGTCAGATATGGGCCATTTACGATCATTTCGATGGCATGCCTAGATTCTATGCACGGATCAGGAAAGTTTTCTCATCTAACTTTAAGGTGAGGATGACTTTATTAGAGGCTGATTCTGATGATCAAGATATGATTGATTGGATGACTGAGGACTTGCCTGTTGCTTGTGGTAAGTTCAAACACTCAAAGCATGAGCACACCGAGGATCCTAGTAAGTTTTCTCATAGGGTCGAGTGGGCAAAAATCCTTGGTAGATGTCCCTATGTGATATATCCCAGAAAAGGTGAAACTTGGGCAGTCTACAAGAATTGGGACGTTAGATGGAGCTCTGATCCAGACAACCACAGAAATTATGAGTATGAGTTTGCAGAAGTCCATTCAGATTATAGCGAGGAGTCGGGCATTAAGATAGCGTACATAGTTCAGATCAAAGGCTTCGCAAACCTGTTTAGGCCAACCATAGCTAATGGAAAAGATTTGTTGCACATACCACCAAATGAAATTCTAAGGTTTTCACATAGGGTTCCTTCTTATAGGATGAATGGCAAAGAACGAGAAGATGTTTTTGAAGGCTGTTTTGAACTTGATCCTGCTTCTTTGCCCAGGGACATCGAGAAGATTTCTGATCCTATACATGTGGAAGTAAATATTGGAAGAGGAGACACCGACTCCGATGGTTCACTTATTTCTTCGCGGATGGAGAGGACTAGTAAGCCACAGGAGAGTAGAAACCCTGATGAAAATGCTGGGCAACCTATTCAGAAAAATCCCATTGGTTCAGATCCGGTGACTAATCCTGATGTCTTAGATACAATGGGCAATGTTGAAAAGCAAAGATCCACTTCACCTTCCTTTGTGGACCCTATTAAATCAAATCCAGAAGCATTATACTACAACTTTGAGAAAGACAAATTTCCTAACAAATTTGTGCCCGGTCAAATATGGGCTGTGTATTGTGAATTTGATGGCATGCCTAAGTTTTATGCTCACATAAAAAAAGTAGAACTGTCCCCGAGTTTCAAGTTACATATAAGATGGCTCGAATCGTGCAGTCTACCAAAGGGTAGTAGAGGGTGGCTTGACAAAGAAATCCCCATTTGCTGTGGTACATTTAAACATGGTCAGAAGGCAGAATTTGATGACACTACATCTTTCTCTCATATGTCAAGACCAGTTACATTTAGCAAGACTAACAAGTTCGAAATCAACCCAAGGAAAGGGGAGGTGTGGGCGTTATATAAGAACTTTAATCCTAAACTGTCGCTTTCTGATCTGCGGAAGTGTGAATACGAGATTGTTGAAGTCCGTGAAGTGAAACCTCGGCTGATACAAGTGTTGGTTTTGGAGCAGGACCGTGAGTCTGTTCATTTTGGAACTGTTTTCAAGAGTAAAAGAAATGAACGGAAATGCAATATGGAAATACCAGCAGTTGATCTACTTAGATTCTCTCACCAAATTCCTGCTTTCCCGCTTGCAAATAAAGTACATGAAAAGCTGCAGGAATGTTGGGAGCTTGATCCCAAAGCTTTGCCAGAATCTTACATTTTCGCCTGA